The Triticum aestivum cultivar Chinese Spring unplaced genomic scaffold, IWGSC CS RefSeq v2.1 scaffold86462, whole genome shotgun sequence sequence ATTTTGGTCGCCATTGAATCCTGTTCCAAAGATAACTATGTCACTCTTTACCAACGTAGATTCACCTTCAACCAGCACACCTTCTTTGCAAAAGCTGAAGGTCTTTGACTTCTCAACCAAGATGCTGCCTTCCTCTAGATTCTTGTAATGATCCTTGGTTGCAAGTTCAACCCAGCATCCCACCATCCCCTCAAAAAAACTATGGTCGGGAACCATGTCATGCTTCTTCATTGTAATGGAGTAGTAGCTCTCGGCGAACTTTGAAAACATCAACTTCTACTCATACACAAAACGAGGATAGACTTGTTAGGTGTTAAGTCTAAAAATACAAACATTTACACTTTAAATAATATTAAGGTTGTAACTTGTATAAATAAAGGCAAAATGTTGCCGTACTAATGGAGTCAAGATGGTAGCTAACAAGCTAAGGAAGAGGCCTTCGCCAGGCTTATGAATAAGGAGTTCACCGAACCGAGTTAGATATAATTTTGATATGTCGATACCCCAAGCATAGAAGTCCGGTAAGACCCATTGCTTGGTTCGGACAACCATTGTGCATGGTTTCTCAGTACCTAAAAAAAAAAGTCATGCACATATTATATTAGTGAGGTTTCATTTTTTATGCCGCAAACTATAAAATGAATACCATATAAGCATTATAGACAAGGCACATAAATTTCTTAATTGGAATGATGAACAAAAATGGATATACTAATGCTTCGGTGAACACACTCTAAATATGATATATTGTCCTTTGTGTGAGCAAAATGAAGTTTTGTTCAAAATGAAGCATTGCACATTTGTACCGTTCAAGCTTGCACATTCATTAGCGATGTCAAGGGCCGAATGTCCATAGCCAATAACAGTCACACGCTTGCCCTTGACCATCTCCTTAGCTTTCTGACTACCCATTTTGGAATAGTCCATGGAGTGGATCACTTTTCCATCAAATGCTTCCGGGCCTTTTCCAGGAGGCAATTTAGGTATGTTGGGAACATTGCTGAACCTTCCAATACAAAGAATCACAAAGTCTGCCGTGTGTACCTGGAGGAAGGAAATGAAAGTTTACGAACAATCCCGTATGTGAAATTTTTTAACTAGGAGCGAAATTTCTAGCAGTGCTAGTTCTTTAGTCTTTACCTGCACCTGACCCTGGGCGTCGGCCACCGTGAGGCGCCACTTGCCGTTGCCAGAGCCAAATGCGTCAGCGCAGCCAGCCCACTCGTCccacgccgccacctcctcctcggcgaCACCGACGTACTCCATCCCGGCAACGCGGTGCCCGAATCGGATGCATTCGAGCACCCCGAAGCGGCGCGCGTAGGCATTGAGGTAGGCGGCGACCTGGCGGTTGTTCGGGAACTCCTCCGTGACGGAATCCGGCCACGGGAAGTCCGTGTACTGGTACATGGTCCGCTCGGTCTGGAGCCTGGTGCAGTCCGGGGTGTGCGCCCACACGCCGCCAACGACGGTGTCCGCCTCGAATACCACCGGCCGGCACCCGCGCTCCAGCAGGTGCTTGCACGCCGCCAGCCCACTCACGCCAGCGCCGATGATGGCCACGCTCTTGTTCTCCATGCCCATGCCCATGCTTGTGTTATCCATCGATCCGCCGatttgtgtgtatatatagctgctgggcgatgagagagagagagagagcaaggtaGAATTGTCCGTTCCAAATCTAAACAAGAAAAATATGAATTAAAGATTATTCAACTGCTGCTACTGTATCCGTCGCCGTCGTTGTGCTCGGCGCATTCATGTGGCGACATGGAGCCAAAATTTTCTCCACGTTTAAGGAATGCCACGACACTCACATGACATTGACGGATGTTTGGCTGGAGTATTGTTCCGGATGAAATCTGGACCAGCTTCATGGATACCAGCACAAGTGGTTACTTAACCACAAAAAATAATATCTTTGGTCGTCGGCTGAGAAGACTGGGTGGCTGCTCAATTAAACTCGTGTATTTGCAAAGGAAGTCACCGGCCAGTCTTCTGGTACAGTAATCCTACTCGTGTGTCCCACGGGCACTATTTCTACGTAACTTCTCCTTGCACGCTTAGCTTGGTGCCCCCACTAGACAAATCACGCCACACAGCCATGAAACCGGACAACAATGTAGACCACCAAACTTATACAGTAAAGATATCTTCATATTATTGGAGCATTTACATTGTAGTGTTTTGATTCCAAAATTTAGCAGGAGGTTGCATTCTAAATACTTAGTATAATTTCCAACATCCGTGTATTTTTTGGTTGTAGTGGAACAACGTTACAAAATGCGGACCGGCGTAGGCTCGACTCATACTCGACACGTGTTGTTGATGTAGTGATGGGCACGGCAATGTAGCAGACAGGGACAATGCAGCAAACAGTCGAGAAATTGCGTTGTGTGGAAAGCAAACACATATTCTCATTTGCGCGAAGGCAAAGGCTTAGAGAGATCACTCTTTCTATACCTTTTGTGCATGCCAGGAAGAAGAGTTGGCCAAGGTTCAGACGACCCGGCACTGTAACACCTATGTTAGAATTAGACACTACTAGGAAATACCTTACAGGTACATGCTAAGCAATAGCATGGGGTAAGAGCCCCACACTATTgttaagtagtagtagcgcggcacACAGCCCCACACTACATATACATATTAGTAGTAGCGCCGGTGTGCATACCACGCGTTGCTGATAAGTGGGCCCTATGGTACAGGCCGGGTGGAGCGGTAGTTGCAACGCCTGCCAaagacacacgctactgctacatCCATTACCTGCAGCGCCTCTCGTCCTCCGCTTTTGAACCTATCATCCAACGCTTTCTAAAGTACCTCTCTGGATGGGCCGCGAAGCATCTTTCCTGCGGCACTCGTCTCACTCTCATTTCCTCTACTCTCGACGCCCTTGTTACCCACTTCATGTCCGTCTTTAGAATCCATCAGAAGATTAACAAAAAACTAGACACCGTCCATAGATCCTTCTTCTGTCGTGGGAACGATTTCGACAATTATAAGGGATAGGGTAAAGGAGCATGAtatatcgagatgcatatgggtgacgcGGTGATTTTAGCGAGTCCGGGCCTCtcgcggtggagataacaaccctacgtctcgtgctccggagaggttttgttttatctgagtatgtattcagagattacaatgtgtgtgtgagagagaggaacaaatCCCATGACTGAGcttagtcctgagactaatggcgagggagagagccagggggagGAATCAGAGAAGAGCcccttagtctagtggtgggggtggcttatatagagtgcgccaccccctcacctcctatgttacaaagagGGGCATGAATGTCATAATGTCAGCCCACTACGAAACCTCCACTATGAGAATGATGCTTCGACTGCCTTGTCGATTGTTTGGTCTTCGCATATTCGAGTGAGCCATACGACTGAGTGGTTGACTGTCTTCCGAGTGAGCCATACGTCAGAGTGGTTAACCGTCTTCAGAGTGGACGATACGTTGATATGTCCGAGTGAATAGTACACTGTATGAGATTTATCTGAACCCATatgatgtgtggaccccatgcttcatgatatttcgacccttcgtgggcctacctgttatgtgtatccccaacaagCATGTAGTATTTTCCATGCcctttagagcatctacagcccggTGCCGAAAACCGTCTCAAACACCTGGGCGGACGTCCCAGTCACTGATCGCTCACGAAAATGCAACCCAGACGAGCGCCTGAATCGGGCCTCAAACACTTGGGCTGACCGGGGTCCCTCATATCcatcccaaatatggggcggatacggGTGTGCCCGGACACGTCCACCACGTCGACCCCAGCCGtcgctggcccacccgaccccacagaTATTTTCCCCCTTCTGCatcggaccaaaccctagccacttcactccactccacTGGCAATCTGCAGCCTTATCTGGCATTGGGGGGAAGCGAGAGAAGAGTGGGACcgagggatggcaatgggtagggtatgggcgggtacaacATCCTTCTGCCGAAACCCATACCCATAGAAGCTTTCTATGCCCACCCATTTCAATACCCATGCCCATGCCCATCCGGTATCCTATACCAAATGGGTATCCAGTGGgtataatatatagcatttaaattttTAAAAAGTAGAGAAATGAGTTTAAAATTCAAGTGATCATGGGCGAGTAATATAGCACTCACATCGGCTGCCACGGTGGGTGGCCTCTTGGAGGCATCAAGGGAGTATGAGCGGCGGTTGGTGGAAGCCTGGTAcagtgggaggtggtggtgggaaTGGGCGATCGCTGGTTCGAGAGTTGAACAGGAGTTTGATAGCCAAGAGTCAAGATTTCATCTTTTCAACGGAACATATGAGGAGTGGCGAGTGATTATGGGCCTTTGAGCTATGCCCGATTTAAGGAATCGAGACTAGGGTGGGCCATAGGAGTTGGATGATGACCCCACATCTCATATgagttattttcatttattaaCTTTCTCGGGGTATTCATTGGGTTGTCCATGGGCGCAATATCCTACCCATATATTTTGtgggtatggatacccattacaCATGGGTATAAAATCTCTCAATGTCTTGCCCATACCATTGTTTTCAGGTAGGGTACCCGTGGGTACCCATACCtatgggcaaaactgccatccctatCAACCGTGCATGTGCCGGATTCCCGCAAAGCTCCCCCACATTTGTCTCTTGAAAACTGTAATTCATACATTCGGAATGCTAAATAGATTTATCTAGGTTTTCGTTAGATGACAAAAGGGATCCAGACGTATTTCAACATTTCAGGGgctggcgttggagatgccctaagacacCTTAATGAGCAGGGGGGGTCAATTCCTGGTTCCGTCCCTTGTGGGAGGAGAACAACGAGGCCCGCGAGGCTGCCAAGGATAGTGGCGTCGAAGATCTTGCTGCTCCGCTTCCAGAGGCTGGAAGCCGATGTGACGGTCTCGGGCGGCAAGGCAGGCGTGACTACTATGCCTAGCGTCATGCACGGGTGGCTCCTCATTGTACATTGAGCCTGTCATTAGTAACATTATAATACCAATGAGAGAGCGTGCTGGTGTATTGCACCcattactactagtactagtgaCATGCACGTATTGATGATCACGGAAGCACTTTAAACGTTCTCTTAAAAAGTAGGACACGTATAATTAGAAGTAGGAAACTATATAAGGTGAAAATTGATCATGCCATCAATTCTTTTAAGCAAAAAAGTGTAGTGAGATATTTTATTTTTATGAAACGGAAAACGTAATGAGATATAGAGCATGTTATATTACATGCCCAAATATAACGCATATTAAGGTAAAATTGAAGCCTATATATATCCTCGAAATAGGCTTTCGTCCCCCTATACTAATATAGCAACAAGCCTACATATATGATGTCAATATTTTCATAAAACCATAATAACCAAATTTCTTTGGATCATAAATACTTGGGAAACTAATAAGACCTAAATAAACATGCAATTTACTCATAACACTTACATCTATGTAGTCGTAGTTAACCGAGCAGAGACAAGAACAAAACGGGCCAGTCCACGTTCACAGGCATGGCTTCCAAACCTATGCCGCCGGGGAATTTTTCCACTTCCGTTCTTAAGTTTGCGATATCAACCCTTCGCACACACCATGAATTGTCTACAATGAGAAAAGTTCCACCCTTCTCTTCAGGCCACATGCGTGCACAAGGGCGAATCCCAACATTGAACTTGATGCCCTTGGTGTAGAGCCAGACTCCACTTTCCCGTGTCCACATCTCTATGATGTCAAGTTCTTTGCGCTGGCGAAACATGGCGAGAGACCCATCCGCAGAGACGCCGAGAATCGGCAGCATCTTGCCATTATAGCCATATCTGTGCACAGGGCCCGAGATCTCTGTCAAGGAGATGAGATAGGTCTCGGCGCTCACGTCTAAGGAGTAATATTTTGGTGAGGCTCCGGCTTCCGATAAGTACCAGGCGAGCCAGTGCACCACGCCACGACACACGACGGGGTTGTCATGTTTCTGTTGTAGCATCGAAAAGCCGCCCCTGCTGATCCCCGACATCTTGTCGAAACACTTTGTGGGTGAACCCCAGGTAAGCTCTGCGGACGAGAAGGTGTAGAGGTTGCACTCCTCGCTGTGGTCGCCCTTGTGGCCGCTGACGACAAGGGTTAGCAGCTTAAAAACCGCCGAGTAGTATCCCAGATCCAGAGACGACGGACGTTTCGCTTCCAAGGAGGAGGATGGATAGTCTTGAGCGGCTAAAATTGTGCAGCTGATGGAGGAAGCTTCACACCTGAGCCGCAGCTCGGGAAGCATGTTGCAGGTGCCGGCGGGTAGGTCGCAGACGGCCATGTGGACCGCATTGCCGCGGACACCGCGGAAGAGGCGCACGACGACTAGGCCATGACGCGCGGCAAGCGGCTGGGCACCGTCCAATAGGCCATCCGGCTCGCATGATAGGAAGTCGGTGAGGAGGCGGGGGCGGGCACCGAGCATCGATTCCAACGGCGGGACAAAGAGCGGCGGGTAGGGGGAGTCGATGTCCTCCTCGTCGCGTCGCTGCTGAATCAAGTAGCCGAGGTGGGAGGACGGGCGTCCACCGTTCTCCGTCCAGCAGCGTTTGAGGAAGGCGCGGTCGGCGATGAACGCGCGCCACTGCTTGCTCGCCGCGGCGCAGCGGAACAGGGCGGCGGAGTCGGTGGAGACGCGGAGGAGTATGTCGAGGATGATGTCGTAGGGGAGCGTGGCCGCCGCTGTATCTTCCATGACCGGTTTGATTTTTTTTTTTAGGCTCCATGATCGGTTTGTTGTGCGAGAGGCCGAGGCTGTAACTCAGCTGCATACACGTACGGCCCAAAGCCGTAGAAAGTCGGCACAAGGAAGCCCATCACGACGTTCGGAAACGGAACTCGTTTCCCTTCATgacaataagaaaaagaaaaaaaagaaacggAACTTGTTCAGCATCTCCATCTCGCCGAGAATAAAATGAAATCCACCGAGTCGCATGCCctcctctcgctcgctcgctcgctccttCAACGCCGCGGATGGAGCTTTAAAAGAATTGATTTTTGAAATAAAATAAACGGCCGTTTTCGTATAGCACACAACTTGCACGCGCGCGAAAAACAAGTCCAACCAACCGCCCTTGACATGTTTCGTTTTGTGcgtgcaaaaaaagaaaagaaaaaaaaaggctccAATTTCTTTTCTTCAACACAACAAGAGGGCTTAAGTTTCTTTCTTCAGCAAACCCTCTCGACGCACCCCCACTGTCGGGTCTACATAAANNNNNNNNNNNNNNNNNNNNNNNNNNNNNNNNNNNNNNNNNNNNNNNNNNNNNNNNNNNNNNNNNNNNNNNNNNNNNNNNNNN is a genomic window containing:
- the LOC123174233 gene encoding probable flavin-containing monooxygenase 1, translated to MGMGMENKSVAIIGAGVSGLAACKHLLERGCRPVVFEADTVVGGVWAHTPDCTRLQTERTMYQYTDFPWPDSVTEEFPNNRQVAAYLNAYARRFGVLECIRFGHRVAGMEYVGVAEEEVAAWDEWAGCADAFGSGNGKWRLTVADAQGQVQVHTADFVILCIGRFSNVPNIPKLPPGKGPEAFDGKVIHSMDYSKMGSQKAKEMVKGKRVTVIGYGHSALDIANECASLNGTEKPCTMVVRTKQWVLPDFYAWGIDISKLYLTRFGELLIHKPGEGLFLSLLATILTPLKLMFSKFAESYYSITMKKHDMVPDHSFFEGMVGCWVELATKDHYKNLEEGSILVEKSKTFSFCKEGVLVEGESTLVKSDIVIFGTGFNGDQNIKSMFTSKYFQSILSGSTSMTLSLYRDCVHPNIPQLAVIGYSESYANLHTSELRAKWLAHFMDGGFRLPSIKTMHRDVLEWEKFMKRYSHGGFHAFCIGLLNNWYKDNLCRDMGCNPRRKNGIFAELFEVYGPSDYIDLHPK